The Brassica napus cultivar Da-Ae chromosome C7, Da-Ae, whole genome shotgun sequence genome has a segment encoding these proteins:
- the LOC106382241 gene encoding pentatricopeptide repeat-containing protein At5g27270: protein MKSDFLTSTTHLHPSISLPKMPSRNSRTTIKCSSSPGVRPDPWSLSDGNPERPKPRYERPKHPLSDDDARRIIKKKAQYLSALRRNQGSHAMTPKWIKRTPEQMVQYLEDDRNGQMYGKHVVAAIKKVRGLSQRREEGSGADMRVVMGSFVAKLTFRDMCVVLKEQRGWRQVRDFFAWMKLQLSYRPSVVVYTIVLRLYGQVGKIKLAEETFLEMLEVGCEPDAVACGTMLCTYARWGRHSAMLTFYKAVRERRIILSTSVYNFMLSSLQKKSLHDKVIDLWLEMVEEGVPPTEFTYTLVVSSYAKQGFNEDALQAFGEMKSLGFVPEEVTYSSVISLSVKAGDWDGAVGLYEDMRSKGITPSNYTCASMLSLYYKTEDYPKALALFADMERFKIPADEVIRGLIIRIYGKLGLFHDAETIFEETKRRNILSDEKTYLAMSQVHLNSGNVAKALDVIEMMKTRDIPISRFAYIVMLQCYAKIQNVDSAEDAFRGLSKTGLLPDASSCNDMLNLYTRLNLGEKAKGFIKQIVADQVQFDIELYKTVMRVYCKEGMVAEAQEMVEKMSREAVVKDNRFVQTLAEAMHSERAKDKHEAVINVSRLDVTALGMVLNLRLKEENVNETKAILNLMFKTDLGSAAVNRIINSFVREGDTSKADLLADLIIRLGLSIEEETTAALIAVYGRQHKLKEAKRLYLAAGESKTQGKSVINSMIDAYVRCGWLEAAYGLFMGSAEKGSDPSPVTISILVNALTNRGKHREAEDISNTCLEKNMELDTVGYNTLIKAMLEAGKLKCASEIYERMCNSGVPCSIQTYNTMLSVYGRGLQVDKAVEVFNSARRSGLYLDEKIYTNMIMHYGKAGKMSEALALFSEMQKKGIKPGTTSYNMLVKICATRGLHHEVDKLLQAMERNGHFTDNSSTYLSLIQAYAESSQYEEAEKIITLMQEKCITLSQSHFSPLLYAFVKAGMMDEAERIYSKMSEAGISPDSACRRAILKGYMNCGDAEKGILLYEKMMRNSVEDDRLVIRVVQDLYKVIGKEQ from the exons ATGAAGAGTGACTTCCTCACTTCCACAACTCACCTCCACCCTTCAATCTCTCTTCCCAAAATGCCCTCAAGAAATTCAAGAACAACGATAAAGTGCTCATCTTCACCCGGAGTCCGACCCGACCCGTGGTCACTCAGCGACGGCAACCCGGAGAGACCAAAGCCGAGATACGAGAGGCCGAAACACCCGTTATCCGACGACGACGCGAGGAGAATCATAAAGAAGAAAGCGCAGTACCTCAGCGCGCTGAGGAGGAACCAAGGCTCTCACGCCATGACTCCCAAGTGGATTAAGCGCACCCCTGAGCAGATGGTTCAGTATCTGGAGGATGATAGGAACGGGCAGATGTACGGGAAGCACGTGGTGGCTGCGATCAAGAAAGTGAGAGGCTTGTCtcagaggagagaagaaggtAGTGGAGCTGATATGAGAGTGGTGATGGGTAGCTTCGTCGCGAAGCTGACTTTTAGAGATATGTGCGTTGTTCTGAAAGAGCAGAGAGGGTGGAGACAAGTCAGAGACTTCTTCGCTTGGATGAAACTTCAG TTAAGCTACCGTCCAAGTGTAGTCGTCTACACGATTGTTCTTCGTCTCTACGGACAAGTCGGGAAGATAAAGCTAGCTGAGGAAACGTTTCTGGAGATGCTCGAAGTGGGATGTGAACCAGACGCAGTAGCTTGCGGTACAATGCTGTGTACATACGCTAGATGGGGACGCCATAGCGCTATGTTAACGTTCTACAAAGCCGTTAGAGAAAGGAGAATCATCCTCTCCACTTCTGTCTATAATTTCATGCTCTCATCTCTTCAGAAGAAGTCGCTTCACGATAAAGTGATAGACTTATGGCTAGAGATGGTCGAGGAAGGTGTGCCGCCGACTGAGTTCACTTATACGTTAGTTGTGAGCTCATACGCCAAACAAGGCTTCAACGAGGATGCGTTGCAGGCGTTTGGTGAGATGAAGAGCTTAGGTTTTGTCCCAGAGGAAGTAACTTACAGCTCGGTTATCAGCTTAAGCGTGAAGGCTGGTGATTGGGATGGGGCTGTTGGACTGTACGAGGATATGAGATCTAAAGGAATCACTCCGAGTAACTATACATGTGCTTCTATGTTGAGTTTGTATTACAAAACTGAGGATTATCCGAAAGCGCTTGCTCTCTTTGCAGACATGGAGAGGTTTAAAATACCAGCTGATGAGGTCATCCGCGGGCTGATCATCAGAATCTACGGGAAGCTCGGACTCTTCCATGATGCAGAGACGATATTTGAAGAGACTAAACGCCGGAACATACTCTCTGATGAGAAAACGTATCTGGCAATGTCTCAGGTTCATTTGAATTCAGGAAACGTCGCCAAAGCGTTAGATGTGATTGAGATGATGAAGACCAGAGATATTCCCATTTCTAGGTTTGCCTATATTGTCATGTTACAGTGTTACGCTAAGATACAGAACGTAGACTCTGCTGAGGATGCGTTTCGAGGTTTATCGAAGACTGGACTACTTCCTGATGCTAGTTCTTGTAACGACATGCTCAATTTGTATACTAGGCTCAATTTAGGAGAGAAGGCTAAGGGCTTTATCAAGCAGATTGTAGCTGATCAAGTGCAGTTTGATATAGAGCTTTACAAGACGGTTATGAGAGTGTATTGCAAGGAGGGAATGGTGGCTGAAGCTCAAGAGATGGTTGAGAAAATGAGTAGAGAGGCTGTGGTTAAGGATAACAGATTTGTACAAACACTTGCAGAAGCTATGCATAGTGAAAGAGCTAAAGATAAACACGAAGCAGTTATAAACGTGAGTCGACTTGATGTCACAGCTCTTGGAATGGTGCTCAATTTGCGACTAAAAGAAGAAAACGTCAATGAGACTAAAGCAATATTGAATCTAATGTTCAAGACTGATCTTGGTTCAGCAGCTGTAAATCGAATTATAAATAGCTTTGTGAGAGAAG GTGATACATCTAAAGCAGATCTTCTTGCGGATTTGATTATCAGACTAGGACTCAGTATAGAGGAGGAAACAACTGCGGCTTTGATCGCTGTATATGGGAGACAGCATAagcttaaagaagcaaaacgGCTTTACCTTGCAGCAGGAGAGTCTAAAACTCAGGGCAAATCTGTTATCAACTCAATGATTGATGCTTACGTCAGATGTGGCTGGCTTGAAGCTGCGTATGGACTCTTCATGGGATCAGCAGAAAAGGGCTCTGACCCTAGTCCTGTTACCATCAGCATACTTGTGAATGCCTTAACAAACCGAG GGAAACACAGAGAAGCAGAAGATATATCAAATACCTGCCTTGAGAAAAACATGGAGCTTGACACTGTGGGATATAATACACTTATCAAGGCAATGCTAGAAGCAG GTAAACTGAAGTGTGCATCTGAAATTTACGAGAGGATGTGTAACTCAGGTGTTCCTTGTTCGATTCAGACCTACAACACAATGCTCAG TGTGTACGGGAGAGGTCTGCAGGTGGACAAAGCAGTTGAGGTTTTTAACAGTGCTCGCCGGTCTGGATTGTATTTGGACGAGAAAAtatacacaaatatgattatgCATTATGGGAAGGCTG GGAAGATGAGTGAGGCATTGGCGTTGTTCAGTGAAATGCAGAAGAAAGGGATTAAACCTGGAACG ACTAGTTACAACATGCTGGTAAAAATATGTGCAACCAGAGGACTCCATCACGAGGTTGATAAACTTTTGCAAGCAATGGAGAGAAATGGCCACTTTACCGACAACTCATCCACATACCTCTCCTTGATTCAAGCCTACGCCGAGAGTTCACAGTACGAAGAAGCAGAGAAAATCATAACTCTCATGCAAGAGAAATGCATTACACTTTCTCAAAGCCATTTCAGTCCATTACTCTACGCTTTTGTCAAAGCTGGAATGATGGATGAGGCGGAAAGGATCTACAGCAAGATGTCTGAAGCTGGTATAAGTCCAGACAGCGCTTGCAGGCGCGCGATCCTAAAGGGATACATGAACTGTGGTGATGCCGAGAAGGGAATATTGTTGTATGAGAAAATGATGAGAAACTCGGTGGAAGATGACAGACTTGTTATTAGAGTTGTCCAAGATCTGTATAAAGTTATAGGTAAAGAACAATAG